A genomic segment from [Flavobacterium] thermophilum encodes:
- a CDS encoding flagellar assembly protein H, whose translation MILLSSVIKAPALAGRAGKKTIAVQRCMFDVPPSNEDRQKEIEAISAAKEEVAALRRQAEQYCETVREQLAREREQWEREKDRLRQEARAQGYEDGYAAGREAALREHREWIDQARRLAERINHEFYAKAEAADEMMLEVALKAAERIIGATLERDRSAFLPLVRQVLQEVRRQTEVAVYVHPHGYEIVAEQKELLKSLFPHRVDLFIYPDDALPEYGCVVETPFGRIEASVDVQLERLREALYRRLKEGAFSELAGAS comes from the coding sequence ATGATATTATTGTCTAGCGTCATTAAAGCGCCGGCATTGGCCGGGCGCGCCGGCAAAAAGACGATCGCCGTGCAGCGCTGCATGTTCGATGTTCCGCCTTCGAACGAGGATCGGCAAAAGGAAATCGAGGCGATTTCCGCCGCCAAAGAAGAGGTGGCCGCGCTTCGCCGCCAAGCCGAGCAATATTGCGAGACGGTGCGCGAACAGCTGGCCCGTGAACGGGAGCAATGGGAGCGCGAGAAAGACCGGCTTAGGCAGGAAGCGCGCGCCCAAGGGTACGAAGACGGCTACGCCGCCGGGCGCGAGGCGGCGCTTCGCGAACACCGCGAATGGATCGACCAAGCCCGCCGCTTGGCGGAGCGGATCAATCACGAATTTTATGCGAAGGCCGAGGCGGCGGATGAGATGATGCTCGAAGTGGCGCTGAAAGCGGCGGAACGCATCATCGGCGCCACGCTCGAGCGAGACCGGAGCGCGTTTTTGCCGCTTGTGCGCCAAGTGCTGCAGGAAGTGCGGCGGCAAACGGAAGTGGCCGTTTATGTGCATCCGCACGGCTACGAAATAGTGGCAGAGCAAAAGGAGCTGTTGAAATCTCTGTTTCCGCATCGCGTTGATCTATTCATCTACCCGGACGATGCGCTTCCTGAATATGGATGTGTCGTGGAGACGCCGTTTGGGCGCATCGAGGCGAGCGTCGATGTACAGCTTGAGCGGCTGCGCGAGGCGCTCTACCGGCGATTGAAGGAGGGAGCGTTTTCTGAACTGGCAGGCGCTTCTTGA
- the fliG gene encoding Flagellar motor switch protein FliG: protein MAKRDRKGGLTGRQKAAILLISLGPDVSASIYKHLSEEDIEKLTLEISNVRQVAAEQKEEVLEEFRQLALAQDYIAQGGIAYAKEVLEKALGPDKAMNIINRLTSALMVRPFDFARKADPMQLLNFIQHEHPQTIALILSYLDPAQAGQILSALPQEMQADVARRIALMDSTSPEIISEVEQILERRLSATVMQDYTQAGGIEAVVEVLNQVDRSTERTILEALEIQDPELAEEIKKRMFVFEDIVTLDNRAIQRVIREVDNNDLMLALKVASDEVKEIVFRNMSTRMAETFKEEMEYMGPVRLRDVEEAQSRIVAIIRRLEEAGEIVIARGGGDDIIV, encoded by the coding sequence ATGGCAAAACGCGATCGGAAAGGCGGGCTGACGGGCAGGCAAAAGGCAGCCATTTTGCTCATTTCCCTCGGCCCGGACGTATCGGCCTCCATCTATAAACATTTATCCGAAGAAGACATTGAAAAGCTGACGCTCGAAATTTCCAACGTCCGCCAAGTGGCGGCCGAGCAAAAAGAGGAAGTGCTTGAGGAATTCCGGCAGCTCGCTTTGGCGCAGGATTACATCGCCCAAGGCGGCATCGCCTACGCGAAAGAAGTGTTGGAAAAAGCGCTCGGCCCGGACAAGGCGATGAACATTATCAACCGTCTGACATCAGCGCTGATGGTGCGGCCGTTTGATTTCGCCCGCAAAGCCGACCCGATGCAGCTGTTAAACTTTATTCAGCATGAGCATCCGCAAACGATCGCTCTCATTCTTTCGTATTTAGACCCGGCGCAGGCGGGGCAGATTTTATCAGCGCTGCCGCAAGAGATGCAGGCCGATGTGGCCAGGCGCATCGCGCTTATGGACAGCACGTCGCCGGAGATCATTAGCGAAGTCGAGCAAATTTTGGAGCGGCGGCTGTCGGCGACAGTGATGCAAGATTACACGCAAGCCGGCGGCATTGAGGCGGTCGTCGAAGTGCTGAACCAAGTCGACCGAAGCACGGAGCGGACGATTTTAGAGGCTTTGGAAATTCAAGACCCCGAGCTTGCGGAAGAAATTAAAAAGCGGATGTTTGTGTTTGAAGACATCGTTACGCTCGACAATCGCGCCATTCAACGCGTCATCCGCGAAGTGGATAACAATGACCTTATGCTGGCGCTTAAGGTGGCGAGCGATGAAGTGAAAGAAATTGTCTTCCGCAACATGTCAACAAGAATGGCCGAGACGTTCAAAGAAGAAATGGAATATATGGGCCCGGTCCGGCTGCGTGATGTGGAAGAAGCGCAATCGCGCATTGTCGCCATTATCCGCCGTCTCGAGGAAGCCGGGGAAATCGTCATCGCCCGCGGGGGAGGAGATGATATTATTGTCTAG
- the flgC gene encoding Putative proximal rod protein, whose product MSVFQSLNISASALTAQRLRMDVISSNIANVDTTRARFVNGEWEPYRRKVVVIEPRSGAFSGYLQAALGRAEAVGNGVRVREIADDPAPFKLVYDPDHPDAGADGYVRLPNVDPLKEMVDLIGATRSYEANVTALNASKGMLMKALEIGK is encoded by the coding sequence GTGTCCGTGTTTCAAAGCTTAAACATTTCGGCGTCGGCGCTCACCGCTCAGCGGCTGCGCATGGATGTGATCTCGTCCAACATCGCCAACGTGGATACGACGCGGGCCCGTTTTGTCAACGGGGAATGGGAGCCGTACCGCCGCAAAGTCGTCGTTATCGAACCGCGCAGCGGGGCGTTTTCGGGCTATTTGCAGGCCGCCCTCGGACGTGCTGAAGCTGTCGGCAACGGCGTTCGGGTGCGCGAAATTGCTGACGATCCGGCGCCGTTTAAACTCGTCTACGACCCGGACCATCCGGATGCGGGCGCAGATGGCTACGTTCGCCTGCCAAACGTCGACCCGCTGAAAGAAATGGTGGACTTGATCGGGGCGACGCGCTCGTATGAGGCGAATGTCACCGCGCTGAACGCTTCAAAAGGGATGCTCATGAAGGCGCTTGAAATCGGGAAATAA
- the fliE gene encoding Flagellar hook-basal body complex protein FliE — MVDGVSRIGLAPAAAASSPVKPAAVQKQFAAFFKEALNNVNNAQIEADALTEKLVRGENVQLHDVMIAAQKASIALQLTIEIRNKAVEAYQEMMRMPL; from the coding sequence ATGGTTGATGGAGTGAGCCGCATCGGGCTGGCGCCGGCGGCCGCCGCTTCAAGCCCGGTGAAGCCGGCAGCGGTGCAAAAGCAGTTCGCCGCCTTTTTCAAAGAAGCGCTCAACAATGTCAATAACGCACAAATCGAGGCGGATGCGCTGACAGAAAAGCTTGTCCGTGGGGAAAACGTCCAATTGCATGATGTGATGATCGCGGCGCAAAAGGCAAGCATCGCGCTGCAACTGACGATCGAAATCCGCAACAAAGCGGTTGAGGCGTACCAGGAAATGATGCGCATGCCGTTGTAG
- the fliF gene encoding Flagellar M-ring protein — protein MSNKWKEWWGRARLFWQERTKKQKWLAAGGAAAVLLILGLGIFFAFRTEMVPLYSDLTPQEAGQIKATLDQRGVPAEVTDGGTTIKVPKEQVDALKVELAAEGIPNSGVIDYSFFSQNASFGMTDNEFNMVKLKAMQTELANLIKTIDGVEDAKVMINLPQPSVFVSDEKGEASASIVLKTKPGYEFSDEQIRALYHLVAKSVPHLSTDNIVIMNQFFEYFDLKNENKNSTAAAFTEQQQIKRQIERDIQRQVQRMLGTMMGQDKVVVSVTADIDFTQEKREEQLVAPVDEKNNEGIAVSVQRIKETYSGSGAPPGGTAGTGTNEVPGYQGANGGTNGNYERTEETINNEVNKIKKQIVESPYKIRDLGIQVMVEPPNPDDPNSLPPETVNDIQKLLGTIVRTSIDKEEAQALTDQDVNSRVVVSVQKFNGKPAFTEPAPVQPAWWWYAAGGGALLLIALLLFFWLRRRREDEEEEEEELAFAPPLPVEPDLPEPPETEAALRRRQLERLAKEKPDEFAKLLKTWLSEE, from the coding sequence ATGAGCAACAAGTGGAAAGAGTGGTGGGGCCGGGCCCGTTTGTTTTGGCAAGAGCGGACGAAAAAACAGAAATGGCTTGCCGCCGGAGGCGCGGCTGCGGTCCTTTTGATCCTTGGCCTTGGCATTTTTTTTGCCTTCAGGACGGAAATGGTGCCGCTATACAGCGATTTGACGCCGCAAGAAGCCGGACAAATCAAGGCGACGCTGGATCAGCGCGGTGTTCCCGCCGAAGTGACGGATGGCGGCACGACAATTAAAGTGCCGAAAGAGCAAGTGGATGCGCTGAAAGTCGAGCTCGCTGCTGAAGGCATCCCGAACAGTGGAGTCATTGACTATTCATTTTTCAGCCAAAACGCGAGCTTCGGCATGACCGACAACGAGTTTAATATGGTGAAACTGAAGGCGATGCAAACGGAGCTCGCCAACTTAATCAAAACGATCGACGGCGTCGAGGACGCGAAAGTGATGATTAATCTTCCGCAGCCGAGCGTATTCGTTTCCGATGAAAAAGGGGAAGCCTCGGCTTCGATCGTGCTGAAGACGAAGCCGGGCTATGAATTCAGCGACGAGCAAATTCGGGCTTTGTATCATCTCGTCGCCAAAAGTGTTCCCCACCTCTCTACAGATAATATCGTCATTATGAACCAGTTTTTTGAGTATTTCGATTTGAAAAATGAAAACAAAAATTCGACAGCGGCGGCATTCACTGAGCAGCAACAGATCAAACGACAAATCGAACGCGACATTCAACGGCAAGTCCAGCGAATGCTCGGCACGATGATGGGGCAGGACAAAGTCGTTGTCTCGGTGACGGCCGACATCGACTTTACACAGGAAAAGCGGGAGGAGCAGTTGGTCGCTCCGGTGGACGAAAAGAACAACGAAGGCATTGCCGTCAGCGTCCAGCGCATTAAAGAGACGTACTCGGGAAGCGGTGCGCCGCCGGGCGGCACGGCCGGAACGGGGACGAATGAAGTGCCGGGCTACCAAGGAGCAAACGGCGGAACGAACGGAAACTATGAGCGGACCGAAGAAACGATCAACAATGAGGTCAACAAAATTAAAAAACAAATCGTGGAAAGCCCGTATAAAATTCGCGATCTAGGCATTCAAGTGATGGTCGAGCCGCCAAATCCGGATGATCCGAATTCATTGCCGCCGGAAACGGTCAATGACATTCAAAAACTATTAGGGACGATTGTCCGGACGTCGATTGACAAAGAAGAAGCGCAGGCGCTGACCGACCAAGATGTCAATAGCCGCGTCGTCGTCTCGGTGCAAAAGTTCAACGGCAAACCGGCATTCACCGAACCGGCGCCGGTTCAGCCGGCGTGGTGGTGGTACGCGGCCGGCGGAGGCGCGCTATTGCTCATTGCCCTACTGCTCTTCTTCTGGCTGCGACGCCGCCGTGAAGATGAAGAAGAAGAAGAGGAGGAGCTCGCATTCGCCCCGCCGCTTCCGGTCGAGCCGGATTTGCCGGAGCCGCCGGAGACGGAGGCGGCGCTGCGCCGTCGGCAGCTGGAGCGGTTGGCGAAAGAAAAACCGGATGAGTTTGCCAAACTATTGAAAACATGGCTATCGGAAGAGTAG
- the flgB gene encoding Flagellar basal body rod protein FlgB — protein sequence MALFSATIGWLEQGLRYAALRQQAIADNIANADTPGYKAKDVRFQAELDRALALEAKRTDPRHFPFRNEQNGKIVVTTNASISYNHNGNSVDIDQEMSKLAENQIYYNALIERLNGKFNTLKTVIKGGK from the coding sequence TTGGCGCTCTTTTCAGCGACGATCGGTTGGCTTGAACAAGGGCTTCGCTACGCTGCGCTTCGCCAACAGGCGATCGCCGACAACATCGCCAACGCCGATACGCCGGGCTATAAGGCGAAAGATGTGCGCTTTCAGGCGGAGCTTGACCGGGCGCTTGCCCTTGAGGCCAAACGGACGGATCCGCGCCATTTTCCGTTTCGAAACGAACAGAATGGAAAAATTGTCGTGACGACCAATGCCAGCATCAGTTACAATCATAATGGAAACAGTGTCGATATCGACCAAGAAATGTCGAAATTGGCGGAAAACCAAATTTATTATAACGCTCTGATTGAGCGGTTAAACGGCAAATTCAATACGCTAAAGACGGTGATCAAAGGAGGAAAATAG